From one Candidatus Thioglobus sp. NP1 genomic stretch:
- a CDS encoding NAD(P)(+) transhydrogenase (Re/Si-specific) subunit beta: MGLGFTSAVYVLAAILFILSLGGLSGQESSKRAIWYGIVGMALAVTATLLGPGLGLWWLSLILITAGGLVGYQLASKVEMTQMPELVAGMHALVGLAAVFVGFNTHFELINIASLDDAVKKTLEGFSALLAKKSDVEINILRVETSLGIWIGAVTFTGSVIAYAKLAGKVTTEATKLPGGHFLNATAAAVSLLSVVWYLNSGELLSMVILTIMALFIGYHLIMGIGGADMPVVVSMLNSYSGWAAAAIGFSLGNDLLIVVGALVGSSGAILSYIMCKAMNRSFVSVILGGFGGKSGPQMEINGEQITIDTDGVASVLNDADSIIIIPGYGLAVAQAQQTVSELSNKLRAQGKNVRFAIHPVAGRLPGHMNVLLAEARVPYDFVMEMEEINDEFPDTDVAIVIGSNDIVNPAAQDDPNSPIAGMPVLECWKAKNVFVLKRGQGTGYSGIENPLFFKENTRMLYGNAKDSLDKLLPMID, encoded by the coding sequence ATGGGATTGGGCTTTACTTCCGCTGTTTATGTTCTTGCAGCAATCTTGTTTATTTTATCGCTTGGTGGGCTTTCTGGACAGGAAAGCTCAAAACGAGCTATTTGGTATGGCATTGTTGGAATGGCATTAGCTGTTACTGCAACGCTATTAGGACCTGGGCTTGGACTATGGTGGCTCTCACTTATTCTTATTACTGCTGGAGGCTTAGTAGGTTATCAATTGGCATCAAAAGTCGAAATGACTCAAATGCCAGAACTCGTTGCTGGCATGCACGCACTTGTTGGACTAGCTGCAGTATTTGTCGGTTTTAATACACATTTTGAGCTTATTAATATTGCCTCATTGGATGATGCAGTTAAGAAGACACTAGAGGGTTTTTCAGCATTACTTGCCAAAAAATCAGATGTTGAGATTAATATTCTGCGAGTTGAGACATCCTTGGGTATCTGGATCGGTGCTGTTACATTTACAGGCTCTGTGATTGCCTATGCTAAGCTTGCAGGCAAAGTAACTACCGAAGCTACCAAATTACCTGGTGGTCACTTTCTTAATGCTACTGCAGCTGCTGTGTCCTTATTATCAGTGGTTTGGTATTTAAACTCTGGTGAATTATTGTCAATGGTGATTTTGACAATCATGGCTTTATTCATTGGTTATCACCTGATTATGGGCATTGGTGGAGCAGACATGCCAGTTGTTGTATCAATGTTGAACTCCTATTCTGGTTGGGCAGCGGCAGCAATTGGATTTAGTCTTGGGAATGACCTTTTGATTGTTGTTGGAGCATTGGTGGGTTCATCAGGTGCTATCTTATCTTATATCATGTGTAAGGCGATGAATCGATCTTTTGTAAGCGTAATTCTTGGTGGCTTTGGGGGTAAATCTGGCCCTCAAATGGAAATTAATGGTGAGCAAATAACTATTGATACCGACGGCGTAGCATCAGTATTGAATGATGCTGATAGTATTATAATAATCCCAGGATATGGTTTGGCTGTTGCTCAAGCTCAACAAACAGTTTCTGAATTATCTAATAAGTTAAGAGCTCAGGGGAAAAATGTACGCTTTGCTATCCATCCAGTTGCAGGTCGTTTACCGGGTCATATGAATGTGCTTCTTGCCGAAGCACGGGTGCCATATGATTTTGTTATGGAAATGGAGGAGATCAATGATGAATTTCCAGATACCGATGTTGCTATCGTAATTGGATCCAATGACATTGTTAATCCTGCTGCGCAAGATGACCCCAATAGTCCAATTGCAGGGATGCCAGTTTTGGAATGTTGGAAGGCTAAAAACGTATTTGTCTTGAAACGTGGACAGGGTACGGGCTATTCTGGCATTGAAAACCCATTATTCTTTAAGGAAAATACAAGAATGCTTTACGGCAATGCGAAAGATTCTCTCGACAAACTCTTACCTATGATCGACTGA
- the fdx gene encoding ISC system 2Fe-2S type ferredoxin: MPQIIILPNQEFCPDGVVIETDTGNSICRALLDNSIEIEHACEMSNACTTCHIYVREGFDTMEESDEIEDDLLDKAWGLDPDSRLSCQAILSEEDIVIEIPKYTINQVSENH; encoded by the coding sequence ATGCCTCAAATAATTATCCTCCCTAATCAAGAATTCTGTCCAGATGGTGTAGTCATTGAAACAGATACTGGTAATAGTATCTGTAGGGCATTATTAGATAATAGTATTGAAATTGAACATGCCTGTGAGATGTCAAATGCATGTACAACCTGTCATATCTATGTCAGAGAGGGATTTGATACTATGGAAGAGTCTGATGAAATCGAAGACGATTTATTGGACAAAGCTTGGGGGCTTGACCCAGACTCACGTCTCTCTTGTCAGGCAATTCTATCGGAAGAGGATATCGTTATTGAAATCCCGAAATACACTATCAATCAAGTTTCAGAAAACCATTAA
- a CDS encoding peroxiredoxin — protein MTLKINSIAPDFKAKTQEGDISFHDWLGDSWGVLFSHPKDFTPVCTTELGELAKMKPEFDARNVKVIGLSVDPVSDHIKWLDDIKDVSGIKPTYPIIADEKLEVAKLYNMLEEDAGVESMGRTAVDNQTVRTVFIIRPDKRIGLYLTYPMATGRNFDEILRAIDSMQLTLTHKVATPANWNKGEDVIIVPAVKDEEAKKLYPNGWKTLKPYLRKVPDPSK, from the coding sequence ATGACGTTAAAAATAAACAGCATAGCTCCAGATTTCAAAGCCAAAACTCAAGAAGGAGATATATCTTTTCACGATTGGCTTGGAGATAGTTGGGGAGTATTATTTTCCCACCCAAAAGACTTTACACCAGTTTGTACAACTGAGCTTGGTGAATTGGCTAAGATGAAACCTGAGTTTGACGCAAGGAATGTAAAGGTTATTGGTTTAAGCGTGGATCCAGTTTCTGATCATATTAAGTGGTTAGACGACATTAAAGACGTATCAGGAATTAAGCCAACTTATCCAATTATTGCTGATGAGAAATTGGAAGTTGCAAAACTCTATAATATGTTGGAGGAGGATGCGGGAGTTGAATCTATGGGACGTACCGCAGTTGATAACCAAACAGTTAGAACTGTTTTTATTATTAGACCAGACAAAAGAATTGGATTATATTTAACCTATCCAATGGCAACAGGAAGAAACTTTGATGAGATATTGAGAGCTATCGACTCGATGCAATTAACACTCACTCATAAAGTTGCTACTCCAGCGAATTGGAACAAAGGTGAAGATGTGATTATTGTTCCTGCTGTTAAAGATGAAGAGGCTAAGAAGTTATACCCAAATGGTTGGAAAACTTTAAAGCCTTATTTAAGAAAAGTTCCAGACCCTTCTAAATAG
- a CDS encoding AlpA family transcriptional regulator, with protein sequence MDKLLTEKQVCEIVGFKKTKLFQMIKDGQFPPPKKYERSNRWFKSDIEQWLKKEKEELHNEQGFFGEIGKAIDDLFS encoded by the coding sequence ATGGATAAGCTACTAACAGAAAAACAAGTATGTGAGATTGTGGGTTTTAAAAAAACTAAGTTATTCCAAATGATTAAAGATGGTCAATTTCCACCACCTAAGAAATATGAAAGAAGCAATAGATGGTTTAAGAGTGACATTGAACAATGGCTAAAAAAGGAGAAGGAAGAGCTCCATAATGAGCAAGGATTCTTCGGTGAAATTGGCAAAGCCATTGATGATTTATTTAGTTAA
- a CDS encoding phosphate-starvation-inducible protein PsiE, whose translation MKDKLNERLHWTTTVTEKLMLGGIGILTVLAAANEVWGMWLLQNIELADLFLLFIYTEIVGMVGTYYISNRIPVTLPLIIAMTALCRLIILHSKDADPWVLIAEAGAIVLLAGAAYVMSAKEKLSLEKKKQKELLS comes from the coding sequence ATGAAAGATAAGTTAAACGAAAGGCTACATTGGACTACAACAGTTACAGAAAAACTAATGCTTGGTGGCATAGGTATATTGACTGTTTTAGCCGCTGCCAACGAAGTATGGGGTATGTGGTTGCTGCAAAATATTGAACTAGCAGACTTATTTTTGCTATTCATTTATACAGAAATTGTAGGCATGGTTGGTACTTATTATATTAGTAATAGAATACCAGTAACACTGCCACTTATTATTGCAATGACGGCATTGTGTAGATTGATTATATTACACAGTAAAGATGCTGACCCTTGGGTATTAATAGCAGAAGCAGGTGCTATCGTTTTATTAGCAGGAGCAGCCTATGTTATGAGTGCTAAAGAAAAACTAAGTTTAGAAAAGAAGAAACAAAAGGAGTTATTAAGTTAG
- a CDS encoding S-adenosylmethionine decarboxylase, protein MTVQHKHLIVRAEVRKPPTDQKWAHTWLTELVSKIGMQICQGPITTYLDIPGNRGLTGLVIIETSHIALHCWDETDPGLLQLDVYTCGELPADIIFEEIKQFDPVKVEYKFLDREDGLTEIEL, encoded by the coding sequence ATGACTGTCCAACACAAACATCTAATTGTAAGAGCAGAAGTTAGAAAACCCCCTACTGACCAAAAGTGGGCTCATACCTGGTTGACAGAATTAGTTTCAAAAATTGGGATGCAAATATGTCAAGGACCGATTACAACATATTTAGATATACCAGGTAATAGAGGTTTGACTGGTTTAGTTATTATTGAGACATCTCATATAGCTCTGCATTGTTGGGACGAGACAGATCCAGGCTTATTACAGCTGGATGTTTATACTTGTGGCGAGCTTCCTGCAGATATTATATTTGAAGAAATTAAACAGTTTGACCCTGTTAAAGTTGAATATAAGTTTTTAGATAGAGAGGATGGTTTAACTGAAATTGAGTTGTAA
- the apbC gene encoding iron-sulfur cluster carrier protein ApbC, whose protein sequence is MTNFTEDKIKNILSTVKDIHTDKDLVTSDNVKSITIDDEIVNVELLLKYPAINYHEDLKGSVEEALSKAGVNYSNITVKSKIATYAVQGGVAALPGVKNIIAVASGKGGVGKSTTAVNLALSLQSEGARVALLDADIYGPSQPRMLGVKDLRPQESTDGNMKPVMAHGLQTMSIGFLVEEASPMVWRGPMVTQALEQLLKNTEWDDIDYMIIDLPPGTGDTQLTLSQKIPVSGAVIITTPQDIALIDAQKGLAMFEKVNIPILGIVENMSIHICSNCDHAEEIFGHGGGKLMAENSNTNFLGALPLQIDIRTDVDEGIPSVARDPDSRVAMMYQEIGRKVAATLSLQSESVGAFPKITIE, encoded by the coding sequence TTGACAAATTTCACTGAAGACAAAATTAAAAATATTCTTAGTACTGTCAAAGATATTCATACTGACAAAGATCTTGTAACCTCTGATAATGTTAAATCCATAACTATTGATGATGAGATAGTTAATGTTGAACTTCTTTTAAAGTATCCAGCCATCAATTATCATGAAGATCTTAAAGGCTCAGTTGAAGAAGCACTCTCAAAAGCTGGAGTGAACTATTCAAATATAACGGTTAAATCAAAAATTGCGACCTATGCTGTTCAGGGTGGCGTTGCAGCTTTACCAGGTGTTAAAAATATAATCGCAGTTGCCTCTGGAAAAGGCGGTGTTGGAAAGTCAACTACCGCTGTTAATCTGGCCCTCTCCCTGCAGTCTGAGGGTGCCCGAGTAGCCTTACTGGATGCCGATATCTACGGACCCTCTCAACCACGCATGCTAGGTGTTAAAGACCTTAGGCCCCAAGAGTCTACAGATGGTAATATGAAGCCAGTTATGGCTCATGGTCTGCAGACAATGTCTATTGGATTTTTGGTTGAAGAAGCCTCACCAATGGTATGGCGTGGCCCAATGGTTACGCAAGCTTTAGAGCAACTTTTAAAGAACACTGAATGGGACGATATTGATTATATGATTATTGATCTGCCACCAGGAACAGGAGATACACAATTAACCTTATCTCAAAAGATTCCAGTTAGTGGTGCCGTTATTATTACAACCCCTCAAGATATTGCACTAATTGATGCGCAGAAGGGCCTTGCTATGTTTGAGAAGGTTAATATTCCAATATTGGGTATCGTTGAGAACATGTCAATCCATATCTGCTCAAACTGTGATCATGCAGAGGAAATCTTTGGTCATGGAGGGGGTAAGCTTATGGCAGAGAACTCAAATACTAATTTTTTAGGCGCTCTACCTCTTCAAATAGATATAAGAACCGATGTTGATGAGGGTATTCCTAGTGTTGCTAGAGATCCAGATAGTAGAGTAGCAATGATGTATCAGGAGATTGGGCGAAAAGTTGCAGCAACTTTATCCCTTCAAAGTGAATCCGTTGGAGCCTTTCCTAAAATTACAATTGAGTAA
- the metG gene encoding methionine--tRNA ligase has protein sequence MSKRRILVTSALPYANGEIHLGHLLEYIQTDIWVRFQKTQGHECHYVCADDAHGTPIMLKADEMGIEPEALIAEVSKRHQSDFSDFNINFSQFHSTHSEENRYFSELIYSRLKDSGFIEKRVISQAFDPEKEMFLPDRFIKGECPKCGADDQYGDNCEACGATYSTTELKNARSVVSGAIPIEKDSEHYFFDLPQFEDQLKEWTNAGHLQDEVSNKLAEWFEQGLQQWDISRDKPYFGFQIPGTEDKYFYVWLDAPIGYMASFKKLCDNSDLEFDDFFAKGSDTELYHFIGKDIVYFHALFWPATLMGSNFRTPNAIFAHGFLSVNGQKMSKSRGTFIQARTYLDSFNPECLRYYYAYKLSAKIDDIDLNLEDFKQRVNSDIVGKVVNIASRSASFVTKKFEKELSSLCIEQDLYDEFVAANSEIAQHYEARNFGHAMRSIMKLADKANQYIDDKKPWQLIKEEGREQEVHEITSLAINLFRVLMTYLKPVLPEMAKQSEVFLNIDSLNWDDVKTPLLSHQINKFKPLMTRIEDEQIEAMVESSKG, from the coding sequence ATGAGTAAACGAAGAATACTTGTTACTTCTGCACTGCCTTATGCTAATGGTGAAATTCATTTAGGGCATCTGCTCGAATATATTCAGACTGATATCTGGGTTAGATTCCAAAAAACGCAGGGTCATGAATGTCACTATGTATGCGCAGATGATGCCCATGGCACACCAATTATGCTTAAGGCCGATGAGATGGGTATCGAGCCTGAAGCGTTAATTGCTGAAGTTAGCAAAAGACATCAGTCAGACTTTAGTGATTTTAATATTAACTTTAGTCAATTTCATTCAACTCATTCAGAGGAGAATCGTTATTTTTCAGAGTTAATCTATTCCAGACTTAAGGATTCAGGTTTTATCGAAAAACGCGTTATTTCGCAAGCATTTGATCCTGAAAAGGAGATGTTTCTACCCGATCGATTTATTAAGGGTGAATGTCCTAAATGTGGGGCTGATGATCAGTACGGCGATAATTGTGAGGCATGTGGTGCAACTTATTCAACTACAGAGCTTAAAAATGCCAGGTCGGTTGTTTCTGGTGCTATTCCAATTGAGAAGGACTCTGAGCATTATTTCTTTGATTTGCCGCAGTTTGAAGATCAACTTAAGGAATGGACAAATGCTGGGCATCTTCAGGATGAAGTTAGCAACAAATTAGCAGAATGGTTTGAGCAAGGCCTTCAGCAGTGGGATATTTCAAGAGATAAGCCCTATTTTGGTTTTCAAATCCCAGGTACTGAAGATAAATATTTTTATGTCTGGCTTGATGCACCAATTGGTTATATGGCAAGCTTTAAAAAGCTTTGTGATAATAGTGATCTTGAGTTTGATGATTTCTTTGCTAAAGGCTCTGATACTGAGCTTTATCACTTTATTGGCAAGGATATTGTTTACTTTCATGCGCTATTTTGGCCTGCGACTCTAATGGGCTCAAACTTTAGAACGCCTAATGCAATATTTGCTCACGGTTTCTTATCGGTAAATGGTCAAAAAATGAGCAAATCACGTGGAACCTTTATTCAGGCAAGGACTTACCTAGACTCTTTTAATCCAGAGTGTCTTCGTTACTACTATGCCTATAAGCTATCAGCAAAGATCGATGACATTGATTTAAACCTAGAAGACTTCAAGCAGCGTGTTAATTCAGACATAGTCGGCAAGGTTGTCAATATTGCCTCAAGGAGTGCATCCTTTGTCACTAAGAAGTTTGAGAAAGAGCTATCGAGTCTGTGTATAGAACAAGACCTCTATGATGAGTTTGTGGCTGCTAATAGTGAAATTGCTCAACATTATGAGGCTAGAAACTTTGGACACGCTATGCGCTCAATTATGAAGCTTGCGGATAAAGCAAATCAGTACATAGATGACAAGAAGCCTTGGCAGCTAATAAAAGAAGAGGGTAGGGAGCAAGAAGTCCATGAAATAACCTCACTTGCTATTAATTTATTTAGAGTGTTAATGACTTATCTAAAACCAGTACTTCCAGAAATGGCAAAACAGTCTGAAGTCTTCCTTAATATAGATTCACTTAATTGGGATGATGTTAAAACTCCCCTTTTGAGTCATCAAATTAATAAGTTTAAGCCTTTAATGACTCGTATTGAGGATGAGCAAATCGAGGCGATGGTTGAATCGTCCAAAGGGTAA